Proteins found in one Sardina pilchardus chromosome 11, fSarPil1.1, whole genome shotgun sequence genomic segment:
- the tmod2 gene encoding tropomodulin-2, translating into MALPFKKDLEKYKEIDEDEILNKLSEEELKQLENALEEMDPENALLPAGLRQKDQTGKQATGPYDRDRLLTYLEKEALEYKDREDVVPFTGERKGKAFVPKQKPMETRQEDVTTLDPELEEALSSATDTELCDLAAILGVHTLVTSTQSYDGTSSKDGYNNIIKGEKVNPVFDEPPNPTNVEETLQRIKSDDSSLTEVNLNNIKNIPIPTLKDFAKAMEKNTHVKKFSLAATRSNDPIAVAFSDMLRENKALKSLNLESNFITSAGVQALVEALRDNEGLIEIKIDNQRQQLGANAEMEIAKMLEQNPSIIKFGYHFTQQGPRSRAAAAITKNNDLVRRKRMERE; encoded by the exons ATGGCGTTGCCATTCAAGAAAGACCTGGAGAAGTACAAGGAGATAGATGAGGATGAGATCCTCAACAAGCTCTCAGAAGAGGAGCTCAAACAACTGGAAAATGCTCTGGAGGAGATGGACCCAGAG AATGCACTGTTGCCAGCTGGCCTGCGACAGAAAGACCAGACAGGGAAGCAAGCCACAGGCCCCTACGACCGAGACCGGCTGCTCACCTACCTGGAGAAGGAAGCCCTGGAGTACAAAGATAGAGAAGACGTGGTGCCCTTCACAGGGGAACGGAAag GAAAAGCGTTTGTGCCCAAGCAGAAGCCCATGGAAACCCGACAGGAGGATGTGACGACCCTTGACCCGGAACTAGAAGAAGCCCTCTCCAGCGCCACAGACACAGAACTCTGTGACCTTGCAG CGATCCTTGGGGTGCACACACTAGTGACGAGTACACAGAGCTATGACGGGACCAGCAGTAAAGACGGCTACAATA ACATCATCAAGGGTGAAAAGGTCAATCCTGTTTTTGACGAGCCGCCCAACCCCACCAACGTCGAGGAGACGCTGCAGCGGATAAAGTCAGACGACTCCTCTTTGACTGAGGTCAACCTCAACAACATCAAG AATATTCCGATACCCACACTGAAGGACTTTGCTAAGGCCATGGAGAAGAATACGCACGTGAAGAAGTTCAGCCTGGCGGCCACACGGAGCAACGACCCCATTGCCGTG GCGTTTAGTGATATGCTGCGAGAGAACAAGGCCCTGAAGAGCCTCAACCTGGAGTCCAACTTCATCACCAGCGCTGGGGTGCAGGCCTTAGTTGAAGCCCTGAGGGACAATGAGGGACTCATAGAGATCAAAATTGACAATCAG CGACAGCAGCTGGGAGCCAACGCTGAGATGGAGATCGCCAAGATGCTGGAGCAGAACCCGAGCATCATCAAGTTTGGGTACCACTTCACCCAGCAAGGCCCGAGgtccagagcagcagcagccatcACCAAGAACAACGACCTGG TGCGCCGGAAACGAATGGAGAGGGAGTAG